A stretch of Lactuca sativa cultivar Salinas chromosome 6, Lsat_Salinas_v11, whole genome shotgun sequence DNA encodes these proteins:
- the LOC111875872 gene encoding uncharacterized protein LOC111875872, whose product MARKSQSPTPPNSGNDDDAAEDSRQESPRGNTPPRSPTPTESPSHKQPTPPPSTKPKVTVLVVLTSNSISTPPVTYVSIPTTTFTTTISNAPPVSSTPISIIPLPPIITQTPTPTIPEQTVIVNISDTGATTNTQPPVITKPLSPTNL is encoded by the coding sequence ATGGCAAGAAAATCACAGAGTCCAACTCCTCCAAACTCAGGTAACGACGATGACGCAGCAGAGGACTCTCGTCAGGAATCTCCAAGAGGAAATACTCCACCTAGGTCTCCTACTCCAACCGAATCTCCTTCTCATAAACAACCAACCCCACCTCCCTCAACGAAACCAAAAGTTACCGTTTTGGTTGTTCTTACATCAAACTCTATTTCAACACCACCAGTTACTTATGTTTCCATTCCTACAACCACTTTCACCACTACAATATCAAACGCACCACCTGTGTCTTCTACACCTATTTCGATAATACCTTTACCTCCTATCATTACCCAAACCCCCACCCCTACCATTCCTGAACAGACAGTGATCgtcaacatatctgatacgggggcaactACTAACACTCAACCTCCTGTCATCACTAAACCACTTTCACCAACCaacttgtga